gtggatcacctgaagtcaggagttggagaccagcctggccaacatggtgaaacccctgtctctactgaaaatacaaaaagtatctgggtgtggtggcgtgtgcctgtaatcccagctactcgggaggccgaggcaggagaatcacttgaacccgggaggtggaggttgcagtgagctgagaatgcaccattgcattccagcctgggtgacaagagtgaaatcccacctcaaaaaaaaaaaaaaaaaatgccaggcgcaacggctcacgcctgcaatcccagcacttttggaggccaaggtaggcagatcactagaggtcaggagttcgaggtcagcctggccaacatggtgaaaccccatggctactgaaaataaaaaaaaaaaatttagccaggcgtggtggtgcatgtttgtaatcccagctacttaggaggctgaggcaggagaatcacttgaacctgggaagcagaggttgcagtgagctgaaattgcaccactgcactccagcctgggcaacagagcgagactttgtcaaacaaaacaaaacaacaaagtaaCTGTAGAAGCTGCAACTCAGTGGGCCACCACGGGGGAGCCTTATTTATTGTGCTCTTGCGTTGCCTCTGACAATGGTGCGGCTTGCTTGGTGGACCTTGGGCCAACCCAGTGGACCCTTGGATAGAAAGGAGAGGGTGAGGATGTCTTGTAAAGAAGGAGAGAGATCCTTGCATTCAAACACGTATGTTCAAGATCTGCATAGCCAGACGCTGAAAGTCTGCTGCGGCCAAGTTCtgtaggaggccaagacaggcaggaAGGACCCCAGGAGTGGTCATTTGATTTGGCTTTAGGAGCTAGTGTGACCTTGGGGAGAAGAGTTTCCAGGGAGGACAAAGGTGGAGGATGAGGTCGAAGGGACAGTGAGGATGAGTGTCAGAAAATGGCTCTCTGACCACAAAGGATGTTTCTTAAACAAGCTAGTTTCCCACCCCAGCTTGATGGCTGCAGGAGAACTACGTCTTTAAGTCAGGTGAGCCTGCAGACAAATCTGAAAAACGGGGCTGCTATAGAAGAGTCTCACTTCTTGGCTCTGCCTAGAAAAGGCTTTGAATTCGTAGAGGATTCTTTGCCTGTCGCCCTGGTCCAGCCTCTTCTGGGCCCCTCGAGGCAGCCAGGCAGTGTAAACCCTGTGCCCCGCTGCCCCAGCAATCATGCCGGCTTTTGAGAGCTCAGCTGGTCTTGCTCAAAGTGTCTACCACTTTGCATTctgttttttcttattcttgagacagggtcttgctctgttgtccaggttggagtgcagtggtgtgatcatagctcactacagtctccaactcctaggctcgaacgatcctcccacctcagcctcctgagtagctgagactacaagcatgtgaCACCACACTTGGATAATATTTTTGGTGACaaagggtctcactacgttgcccagactgttcttgaactcctgggctcaagcaatcctcccacctcagtctctcaaagtgctggaattacaggtatgaaccactgcacccagcctttgcATTGTAAGGGGAGTTTCTGGGGTTCAGGCCTACTGGAGTTCCCCAACACTGTCTTCTGCTATTGTCGAGCACAGGCAGCGGATGTGGGCACAGCAAATGGAGAGAAAGGATGTCTATGCCAGCCAAACCCGGAGAGGCCTGTTCCTAGTGGGTGGGGCCAGAAggctagaaaaatataaataaaaacaaaccgaAGGGAAGCAAAGCTCTTGGGTGCCAGAACGGGGCTGGCCAGGGCTGCAGCTGTCTGAGTAATGGGTTCCACATTTGTCTGGCTCGGTCTGCAGCCACCAGGATCCAGGGTGCACTGTGGGCCTTGCAAGGGCTGGAGGGGACAGTCCAGCTGCAGCTGGACCTAGCATACCCTTACGGCGGCCCCATCCCGGGCCGCCACAACAGGGTGGAGATGTCGCTGCGAGCTTCCACTTCGGCACCCCAGCTTCCCTCCCCCCacagccccacccctgcctgggGCTCCTGGGTTCCCCCGGCCAACACAGATTGTTCGTGTTATTAATGCCGTTTCCCAGAGATTCCATCTGGCTTTTTAATTGCTCTGGGATGGGGCTAGGATGCTTTGATAGTGAATCGGTAtcttccctgggcctcagcttACGTCAAACACTCCATCCGCAGAGAGGGGCGTAGGGTAGGGGGAGAGGTGGGGTTGTCCAGAGAGAAGAGATAGCAAGAGTGTTTCACAGAATCAAGAAAGCTTTCAAAGGTGCTAGTGGGTTAATTTTatctaaagaaaggaaaaagaggcctggcagggtggctcacgcttgtaatcccagcactttgggaggctgaggagggaagatcacttgaggccaggaatcctgaaccagcctgggaaacacagcgagacccccatctctacgaaCAATAAAATTAATCCCAGCAGCTACTTAAAGGCTgagtaggaggctgaggcaggaggattgtgtgagttcaggagtttgaggttgcggGAGtggtgactgcaccactgtacaccatcctgggtgacaaagtgagaccctgtctctaaaagaagaaaagaacagaaaagcctTCCCCTCCTCACTAGTATAGGAAAGAAACAGCTGGAATATCAACACCGTCTAGGCAAGGACTCTGCCTCATGCCTGGAGAAGGCCTGTGGGTGCCTTGGAGGCCCCTCTTGGCTAAACAAAGTCAGGGGTTTCTGCTATCCTTTGTCCTTCCCCATGAGTGGCCCCCTCCCCTCCTGTGAGATCAGCAGCTCCTGGAGGAGGCCTGGCAGGTTCCTGCCTGGGAAGGAGCAGGTGGGAGAGCTGGGAGGGGCAGACACTCCtcaccaggcccagtggctcatcgCAGGTGTCAGGGCCAAACCCCACATTCACAGATTCCCAGGAGATCCAGGAGATAAGAGTAATATCTGTGACAGCACTAAGCCATCAGGATGCATCTGGCAGCAGAGGAGATGCCTCCCTCCCTTCTACCCTTGCCCTTTCCTTGAAGGCCAGCTAACCCTGAACAGTGCTGTCACGGGACACAGGGCTCAGGAGTGGCACAGCAAGGGGGGCGAGGTCCCTGTAGTCAGGTGCTACATGTCAAGGGGAGATCAGGGCAAAGGAGAAGCATCCAGGCATCTTGGGACTGGGGCCAGCAGGAGGCCACCCTCTCCAGGTATTTCATCAAAGCTGCTGCCTCCAGAAAGCCCTCCCTGGTGGATCCTGTTCACACTCTGAGCTCCCCTTCATTGCACTTGGCAACCTTAAACCACAGCTTAGGGCCTCAAGGGTGTGAGCTCCCCGAGAGCCAGAGCAGAGTCGGCTTGTTCCCAGCCCAGTGCCCCATCTTTGGTGCAGgccctggcatacagtaggcatCCGATAAATACTTGAGATGTGTTCAGTGCTGGGCTCTTGGAATGGTTCTTCCTGAAGGCTGTAGTCAGAAGGGGAACTGTGAGGAACCCTGCAGGAAGCGGTGGGTGGCCAAGAGTGACTCTGTTCCCGGGAGGCCCCTACAGCTGGGCACGGGGTACATGCTGGGCAGGTTCACCCCATGCCGCCCAAAAGACCTTCCTCCCCTCTACTTTGGCCCCCGCTGGGGGCCTCGCCCTCCTCATCCCTTTCCTGGGGCTGGATGTGATTGGATCCTTCTTGTCCCTAACAAAGCCCGCCCTGGAACTCAGGACCAGGAGGAGGACTCGGGGTAGGAGGGATCCCTTCCGGAGCCGACAGCTTTGAAAGAGGAAGCCCCTAGCGGGCTGGCACagcagagaggaggggaaggagtgAGGGCAGGAGGGtcgccccgccccaccccctccCGTCGAAGGACCTGTTCTGGGGGGAAACGGGGAAGCCAGGGATCAGCCCCCTCAAACAAGAAAAACTGGAATTAGCACTGAACTCAGAGGGTTTGCTGGGGCTTAGCAAGCTGTGGCCTGCCCCAGGCCTCTGGGCACGCGGCGGGGCTCTGCCTCCTCTGTTCCCAGGGTGGCGGGGCAGGCGCCGCCTCCTCACTGGGCTCGTGGCTTCTCCTCTGCCAAGGGCGGCCGTGGGTGAGGAGGCGGCCAGACACAGGACAGAGCGGGGGGCCGGAAGGGGTGCCAGCTAACCACGCAGGCAGGTAAAGCTAAGCTTCCAGAGTgtaaaaggaatgtgtaatttcTCGAAAATGCCCCAGCCCGCATTGGCACACACAGTAAGCCACTCAGTGAACATTCTCTCGgtacagagttaaaaaaaaaaaaaagtgcaatttATCTTTTACCCTCTGTGAGGGTAAAATCTGAAAAGCACCATCAGCCTCCTGGGCCTCTTCCTCCCGGGCCTTGTTAGTTCAGGGATAAGGGCTGCCCTCCCTTGCTTGGCTGTCACTGCTGCTAAGGGTGTGCCGGAGTGCCTGACCTTACAGGGTGCTCGTTGGGGTTGGGGGCACACCAGCACTCAGTCCTCTGCTGGGTCCGGGATGAATGCAGTGGGGAGTGTGGATGCTGGGTCGGTTCTTGAACAGCCAGTGTGTGGGGCAGGACCAGACCCCTGTTGCAGGCCTGCCTCGGTCCCCTTTCTTgtgagggctggggctgggcaggtGTGGAGGGCTGGATGGAGGGGTCTCTCTCTTCAGGCTGCCTTCGGGCCTCACAGGGGTAGGGCGTAGCCACATGGtcgagggaaagaggagagggttGGAGGGTCCTACCACTGGAGGCCTCTTCCTGCTGGCCGAGGGTCCTGCTGGAATCTGGAGCTGCGGTGTGTGTGAGTgaggctgcccaggctggagctgtaGGGGATTTGTAAGGAAGTCTGCACAAAGGGCTCCTTGAGCCTAGGGCTGCTAAGCCAGGCCTGCCCCTCAGGCAGAGgactccctctcctcctcccagggGCAGATAAGAAGCCTTGCCAAGGCCTCAGCCCCGTAACCCCTTCAGCCCCCTCCTCTGACCCCAAGAGACTGCCTTCAGGCTCTGGACACACTCCGTTTGGAGCCTTGTCCTCTGCTATTTATTTGTCTTGCCTGGGGAAGTAAGTCACCCCCTTAGCGTAAGAGGGGCTCAGGATGGATGGAGAGCTCATGAAAGTCAGGATTGCTGCCAGGGAAAATGCTGTATTATTTACAAATGTGACCTGGCCCACAGACAACCTTGGAagtagcttctttctggttttaaaaagACACCGACATTAACTttgatatgtttatattatagatataatacataaaacatcTAGGGTGAGACTCTACGTTCTCCCCAAAAGAAGAGAACCAAGCCGTCCttccctgctcccagccccagTGATGCGTTGGCGGGAGGCCACCTCCCTTCCCGACCAGAAGCCAGGGCCTCTGGGGGACAAGCCTTGTGGGCAGCCCAGGCCGGAGGGGCTGGGGAAAGCTGAGGGCAAAGGAGAACCCCCCTCACCTCATTGGTCCCCCAGGATCAAAAGTAATCCCAAAACCAAAAGGAAAGAGTCTCAGACCCTTCCCCCAGCTGCCGACGGAGAGTCTCATTTTGGCAAGTATCCgagcaaaaccaaaacaaaacaaaaaccaaataaaatggtGGTTTAGCAAAGACGCGCACATTCACATTGCACAAGGCACTGCTGGGGCACAGAGGCCAGATACAAGTGTTGATATCGGCTGATAAAGcaaaatatttggaaagcttGTCATAACTCCGGTCCCTCTGGGATGGACTGATCGTGCTTTGTGTTCCTAGGCAATGCTGACGGCATACAGTACAAACAAGGCTGAGGGTCCCAGTGGCCCTTCACCCCCCCATGCCCGCCCCACAGCCAGATCTCTAGGTCTCCCTCTCCCACCAGGGGTATACATCCTCAGAGCTGACCCACGACCTAGCTTTCTGGTCTGACTCGGGGTGGGGGCTCCCACTGGTCACCTGGTGATCCCCATCTCAGTGAGTTCCGCCCCAAGGGGAAGCCCAGCCTATagcaggctggggtggggtgtgtgaggagggaggtgggagaggcGTGGAACTAGAGACCCTCCACCTTCACGTAGAACTAGGGGAACAACCTTAGGTTCCAAGCCCCAAGTCCCTGTGTTTCCACCCTTTTCTAAGGACAGGCGTGGAGGAGCGGCTGGGGCTGGCGGGTTTGTCGGGATCTCAGCTCCCTGAGCCCTCCTCCTGCCACGGGCCTGCTCCCCTCCTTCTCTCATGGGGGTCTGCTGTAGCCTCGGGAAGGAGGCAGGAAACCTCCAAATAAAATGACAAGGCACGATTTGCTCCCCCTACTCGGTAGGCATCGGAGCGGTGAGTTTGCATCTCCAAGGCACAAGGTTATCCTTAATACTAGAGTTGCTGGGCTCCCAGCTCAGCCCCAAGAATTCTCCCCTCCTCGCAGGGAGAAGCCACCGCCTGGCCCCCTCATCTTAGACGCACCAAGTCCCGcgcagaggaagggaggggacacGCGGAGCAGGCCAGGCTTTCAGGAGGCACCGGAATCTCCTAGTCCTGGCTCGCACGGCTCGGGCAAGCCTCGAGATCCGGCGACCCCAAACCACTCCCTGGGTCCCCGCCGGAGGCTGGCCCAGGGCGGTCCCACAGCCGTGCGCCTCACGCGCAGTTGCCCATGGCCTTGACCAAGGAGCTCTCTGGCAGCTGGCGGAAGATGCCCCGCAGCGTGTCCAGTTCGCGGCTCAGCTGTTCCACCCGCTTGCGCAGGCGGTCATTGTCACTGGTCAGCTCCAGCACCTTCTGCTGCGTCTCCACGTTGCGCTGCTTGGCCTTGTCGCGGCTCTTGCGCACCGCGATGTTGTTGCGCTCGCGCCGCACCCGGTACTCGTTGCTGTTCTTGTCCACCGACTTCTTGGCCTTGCCCGCGCCGCTGCCGCCACTCGCGCGGAGGTCGGGGTGCGCGGCGCCCAGCCCCTTGAGCGCGCTGCCGGGGCCCTGCAGGCCGGCGGCACCGAGCGCGGGCGCGGGGTGCGGGCTGGGCACGGGCGTGGGCGGCGGCGTGGGGTGACCCGGCTGCAGGTGCATGGTGGTCTGGCCGCAGTGCGCGATCTGGAACTGCAGGTGCGGGGCGGCCAGGTGCGCGGGCGGCGGGTGCGGGTGcgagggcggcggcggcggcggcggctggtAAGGGAAGAGGCCGGCCAGCGCCAGCTGCTTGGCTTCATCCTCCTCGCGGGGCTCCTGCTTGATCACCAGCGGCCGCAGCGCCGGCGCCCCGACGCGCTCGTACAGGGGCTCCAGCCTGCCGTCCAGGTAGCCGGCGGCCGCGCAGCCGTAGCCGGGCGGGGGCCCGTGCGCTCCCCCGGGCATGACGGCGCCGCCGGGGCCCGCGGGAGCGCCCGGGTAGTCaaagtcgccgccgccgccgccgcccgcgggGCCCGCGGCCGCCTTGGCCTTTTCCTGCTGCCGGCTGTGCTGGAACAGGTCGGCCAGGAACTCGTCGTTGAAGGCGGCCGGGTCGATGTAGGCGCTGATGTCGATGGACGTCTCGTGCTCGCAGATGCCGCCCAGCGGCTCCGGGGCGGCAGGTGGGGCGGGAGGCTGCGCGGGGCCCGCGCCCCGGGGAAAGCCGAAGGCGGCGCTGCTGGGCGCGTGCGGGGGGCTCTGCAGGTGGCTGCTCATCGGGGGCCGCGGCTCCGCCTCGTAGAAGTCGGCCGACTCCATGGGGGAGCTAGAGTTCTCCCGGCATGGCGAGCCTCGGCGGCCTCCAGCCTGCGCGGGGCGTCGCCGCCGCCCACCCGGAGACCCTGCTCACCCGCGCCCGCGCAGCTCCGGGTCGCGAATGGCTCGGCCCGCGCCGGCCCAGCTTTTATACCCGGCGGGCCGCGTCGCCCCCTAGAGTCCGAGGCGGCCTCTGTCCCCGGGCTGCGGCGGCGCGGCGCCTGCTGGGTCCTAGCGCGCGGCCGGGATGGGGGCGGTGAAAGAGCGCGGCCCAGCGCCGCGCTCCCCAGGCAGGCCGCGGCGCAACGCCCACCGCCTCCAGCGCGCCCAGCAGAGCGGCGGCGCTCGCTCCAAGCTCCGCCCCCGGCCCGGCTGTCGCCCCCGCGCCCACGTGGTCGGTAGTGGGGgccccctcctcctgcctcccctagGCGCCCGTATCCAGCCACGGCCGGGAGCCCAGGAGTATCCCGAGGCTGCAcggggtaggggtggggggcGGAGGGCGAGTCTTGGTCTTGAGCTGCTGGGGCGCGGACTTGCTTTCAAAGCCAGAACCAGGCCTGTCCGGGACCCGCGTGCCGGGGAGGCTGCGGCGCAGAGCAGCGGGGCTGGGGCCGGTGGGGGGCCGTTTGGGACGCGCGGAGAGGCCCTGAGCGCGGTGGCTCTGCGTCTCCTAGCTCTGATCTCCAGGCTACCCCTGTGATTCCGCGCAGAGGCACCTCTCGGAGGACGCCGGGGTCCCATGGGCGGCGTCGCGCAGGGCGCTAGGACCCCGCGGGGAGCGGAGGCGGCCTCGGCCCGGGAGCCTGGAGGACCGGGCCGGTCGATCCGCCCGGGCTGGAAAACTTTCTTTCTAATTACTTCTCCAGGTCGGAGCGCGCGGCTTGCTAGGCGCGCGGGGCCGGCTCTGTTACCCGGCGTGGAGTTgccgattttttttttcctgcggGACGGGCGGGCCCCCCAGCCTAGCCGAGCTGGACGCCGGGGCGAGCACGGGGAGGGGCGCACCGAGGGAGGAGACAAACTTGACTCTGGGGCCGGGATTCCGAGGCGGGGGCCGCAGCCTTCGAGGCCCGAAGCCACCGCTTCCTCCCCCGCCTCCCCATTCAGGTGGGCGCCAACGGCGGGAGCGAGGGTGTCCAGGTCGCCGGGCTGCCAGGTCCGAGCACCCACAGGGAGAGAACTCTGCCCAGTGGTTCGCCGGGCGCTGTAGTCCCCGGGATCCTAGGGACCGAGGCGGCCAGGCCCTGGGGCCCCTTGAGTGCGGCAGCTAATGCTCTCACCGCGGCGGGGGAAGGAGCTTGCCACCGAGACCCCCAGCCACGTGCGTCCCTCGCATTCTTTACCGGGGCCGGGGTGGCGGCTACGGACCGTCAGCTGGGCCCAGATGGGGTCTTGGGAGCCCTCAAGTGTCTCCTGTCCTTGCCCGCGCCGCCCCTCGCCACTGGCGCTGAGGCCTGACGCCGCCTGGGTCCCGGCTAGAGGCGCGCTTGCCTACAGGTGAGGGAAGACCCCCTTCACCGACAGTGGCCTTCTTAGGCCTGGCAAGGCGCCACGACCCGCCCAGGAGCCTCGCAGGGGGCGCAGCCCGCTGGAGAGCCCCGAGCTTCCACGACGATCGCAGTAAAGAAGCAATTTCATCTGGGCAACGCACACTGCGCTTTAATCAagttcctattcaacatagtcccAGTGATTAATAGCCCAACTGCTTCGTTTTCGGTCCAGAGCTCATAAACAAGATATTTTTAGCTTGACGCTTTTGGACGGGAGGGAGTAAAAACCagatacattaaataaataaccCGATGTGAGCCGAAGAGCTGCTTGCTGAGCCAAATGCAGGACCCATTCATATACCATTCACCTGTGGAGGGAGACCTGGACGGAAATCAAAAAACACCCAGAgcgatttgtatttttttctgcggTGCTAAAACTAATGGCTTTTCCTGCCTAGGAACAAAGAAACGCCACTGTACATGCACAGTTCCCGGCCTGTGGAGTTGTGGGAGGAAGGCGATGTCTGACTTTTTTTGCACAGCTGCTGTTGCCTGCCCAGAGATCGGGAACTCTGCCCCGTAGGACGGGAAGAAACCTCAGTAATGGGAATAAGACTTTGTCCAATAGGGGGCTGATGAATGTGTGGGGGCGACAATGGCAAGGAGTGGGACTCCCGGCCTGGGGTTCTCCAACCCCAGGGGCCACAGGTCCTCCTACAATTGAACCAGAATTCACCCACCCGGGCCTGCCCTGTACAGGGTGCGAGAGCCTAGGGAAGCATGAGAGGGTGGCTCCTGCCTCTGGGAACTGGGACAGTGGGAGAGACGGATAAGTTGTCACACAGAGGCtgctgggaggaaggaggagacagAAGGAGTAGGGGATgggacttcattcattcatcaaatgcaCAGGGGGCACAAATGGGAATCAAGGGTGGATGTGCTGTGATGAAGGGAAGTCCTGCCCTGAACAAGGTAGCGCTGTGGAGGAGGCAGAGATCAGATTTGTCTGGGGAGGTGTTATGGACTGAAATGTGTCCCTgtcccaaattcctatgttgaaggcCTAACCcccatgtgactgtatttggagataaggcttTTAGGAAGTCATTAAAGTAAGATGATGTCATATGGGTAGGGTCCTAATTTGATAGGATTGGTGGCCTTATCAGAAGAACAATGTCATGGGCACGCACAGAAAGGAGGTGGCCGTCTGCAAGCGGGGAAGAGgcccctcaccagaacctgacggTGCTGGCAGCTTGGCCTTGGCCTTGGgcatccagcctccagaaccatgagaaataaatgtttatggtaGGTCTATGATGGCAGCCTGCTTGGACTGAACCGGCGGTGAGTCAGGGCTTCATGCAGGAGCAGACCTTTGAGCTGGGCCTTGAAGGTTGAGCAGGAATTTGCTGGAAGGATAAGGGAGGAAGGCTCTTCTAGGAGGAGGGAATGGTAAGTGCAAAGGTGGAGAGCCTGCCAGTGCATGTGTTCTGGTAACAAAGAACGAGATGTTTGGCCGGCTGGAGAGTGGGGTGAGGGAGGGTGGGGCCTAGATAAGGCTGGATCCGCAGACGGGGCTGGGCTGATGGCCAAGAGGCTGCTGCAGGTGAAGGGGGAACCCTTATCTCCCAGGCTTTTGACCTCCAGATGTTAGCAGGGGAGCTTCGTTGTCGGATTTGGGTTCCTGAGAAGCTACTCTGACCAAGATGGAGAGAGGTTGTTGACCAGATGGGAAAGGATGGAGACTTGTATCGCCCCAGTATTGAGCGGGCAGGGTAGATTAGAACAAGATGTCAGGACTTGGGGGCTGAATGCCAGGCTTCTGGCTGGGATTACCACCCCCGACACATATCATGCCCAGGAAATTGGAGGCCCCTCTCCAAGCCCCCAGGAGGCCACTGGGGACCCATTCCAGGATACTCACCTGCCTGCTTTGTGGTTTTGGAGGGGAGGACCTTGGAGCAGTTGCTAAGATCCATCTACCATGTTCTGGTTTTTCCTCGGAAGCCTAAAAGTGTACCTTGGGATGAGGAGGAAATGGTTTTGAGGGCAAGTGGTAGGTCTCTGGCTAGGCCCAGCTGGGTTCTCAGAGGACAGTGGGTGTCTAGGGCCCTAGATAGACGTGTCCTGCCCAAGTCCTAAAGCAGGAAATTAGCTGGGGAGTTGGGGTGAGACCCCGGGGTCGATGGAGGCACTTTCCATGGGGGATTCCCACAGGGTAAGGGAGGGGGTGGCTGATGCCTGACAGTCTCATAGACAGTCGGCTTGTGGCTGGAGAAGTGGGAGCAAGGGAGAAATCACCTTTGATTGAGTGATGTGGCTCTGGCTCGTGTGCAATTGAGACAAAGCCAGTCATAAGAGCAGCTTGTAAATAGTTCTGTGACCACCTTTAAGGTCCTTTTTCCTGAGGCTGTGGATGGCGGTGTACATAGGCCCAGTGTGGGGGGTTGAGCGTGAGTCCCTGGGAAACGGTGGTCCTGAGTTTTGGATGCTCCAGGATGAAGCCTGATTCTGGAGTCAATCGCAGCACCAACCGTTTTGAGAAGACAAACAGAGCcctagaaatgttttattttactttggttTAACCTTCCTAATGCAAGGCCCATGAGAGAATTAGTACGTAAGTTTGGAAATCAATCAAATTCTGAAGAGCAAAAACGGAACTAACCCTTCTGATGTAGTTTTCTGACTTTATCTGAAGCTGAAGTGTGTGTGTAAGATTGGTCGCTCCAAACAGGACCAATTCAGATAAGATAAAAGTCCAGAACTATGATTTCAGGCTCAGCTGAGCTCTGGCTAGGGGCACAAGTATCTAATATGGTATAGCTAATAATGTCTCAATCATTCAATAAGATACTCTCAAAGGCCTTCCTCAAAttagacaaacaaaacaaaataaaaacactagtTACTTTTTGTTACAAATGGCTTCACAAACGAGTTTTATACTGATTCGTTTTAGGCTTTAGATCTTGACATGTAAAGTGTATGAACTCAACGCATAATCAACCCAaagtccagtgtttctttttctttcttcttttttttttcgagacagggtctcactctgttgcccaggctggaaagcagtggttggatctcagctcagtgcaacctctgcctccc
This portion of the Pongo abelii isolate AG06213 chromosome 20, NHGRI_mPonAbe1-v2.0_pri, whole genome shotgun sequence genome encodes:
- the CEBPA gene encoding CCAAT/enhancer-binding protein alpha, with the translated sequence MESADFYEAEPRPPMSSHLQSPPHAPSSAAFGFPRGAGPAQPPAPPAAPEPLGGICEHETSIDISAYIDPAAFNDEFLADLFQHSRQQEKAKAAAGPAGGGGGGDFDYPGAPAGPGGAVMPGGAHGPPPGYGCAAAGYLDGRLEPLYERVGAPALRPLVIKQEPREEDEAKQLALAGLFPYQPPPPPPPSHPHPPPAHLAAPHLQFQIAHCGQTTMHLQPGHPTPPPTPVPSPHPAPALGAAGLQGPGSALKGLGAAHPDLRASGGSGAGKAKKSVDKNSNEYRVRRERNNIAVRKSRDKAKQRNVETQQKVLELTSDNDRLRKRVEQLSRELDTLRGIFRQLPESSLVKAMGNCA